ACCCCGCCAAAGGAGATCCCGACAATGGTGTGGCTCCGGGCACCCCGTTTGAAAAACTTCCTGACGATTGGACCTGCCCGGTGTGCGGCGCCTCCAAGGGTGACTTCGCCAAAGAATAGCAATAGCCGTCGCAACGAGGCACTGTGAGGAGAAACTCAATGATTTTTGGATTCAATGCTGCGGAAGTTTTTCAGATTGC
This DNA window, taken from Desulfosoma sp., encodes the following:
- a CDS encoding rubredoxin; the encoded protein is MDRYVCQICGYIYDPAKGDPDNGVAPGTPFEKLPDDWTCPVCGASKGDFAKE